The uncultured Fusobacterium sp. nucleotide sequence GAAAAAATTCTTTTCAGCACTTTTTATGTGAGCTATTAAAAAATGCAACAGCCCCTTTTTACTTAAAATTATTTTTTATTAAATAATTTATTTAGATTAGGAGAAGCTCGAAAACGTATAGTTAACTCTGAAGGAAGTTCCATAGGTTCTTTGGTCCTAGGATTGCCAATAATTCTTCCCTTTCTTTCAAACACTTCAAAAGTTCCACGCTTGAAAAAAGAAACTTTTCCTTGAGCAATTAGAACGTTTTTTAAAGTATGAAATAACACATCAATATCTTCAGTTGCCTCTTTTATGTCAATTTTGTTATTATTCATTTCTATATATTTTAAAATAAAATCTCTTTTATTCATTTAACCACTCCTTACTTTTATTATTTAAACTTTTCTTTAAAGAATTACCAATTTTAAATTTTATAGTATATTTTCCTTGAGTATAGCCTATTTCTTGTGAGTAAGGAGAGGAGTATTTTCTGGGTTTGCATCTTTTTAGTTTAAATTTGCCCCAGTGCCTAAACACTATATCTTCTTCAGTTTTTAAAGTCTCAATTATAGTTTTCCAAAAAATATCAATTTTTTCTTTGGCTTCATCAACAGTTTTCAATTTTTTATTGATTTTATAAAGTTGAATGAAGTCTACTTCTTTCATTTTTTAATCCTCCTTATTTATAAAATATTTTAATCAGTATATTTATTACTTTATAAGTAAGGAAAAGTCAATAGTTAAGAAAATTTTTAATCTTAAATTCAAATTTCTTTCGGGGTTTCAGAATTATTTACTCTATTTACAAGAAGTTGATCTACCTTAAAATTATCTACATCAACAACTTCAAAAGTATAATTTTCAAACTCAACTTTAGCAGCTTTTTTAGGGATACTTTTTAACATGTACATCATAAATCCAGCAATGGTTTCATAAGTATCCTCCTCAGGGAACTTTTCTATTTCTAAAACTTTTTTAACATCTTCAATAGGAGTAACACCATCAATTAACCATGATCCTTCGCCTCTGCAAATAATTTGTTGTTCATCTTGATCTTGATATACAATATCTCCCATTAAAGTATTTACAACGTCATTAAGAGTAACTAATCCAACTACATGTCCGTATTCATTTAAAATAATGGCAAAATCATCTCTAGCTTCATTAAATCTGTCTAAAGCTTCTGAAAGAGTAAGTGTATTAGGAATAATCAATAGAGAAGTATTTGTAATCTCTTGAATGTCGTGTAAACCACTAATTTCACCTTTTAAAATTCTAGGTAAAATATCTTTAGAATCAACATATCCAATTAAAGAATCAATCTCATTTTGACAAACTAAAAATTTAGAGTGAGGATAATTTGCTATTTTATTTTTTATGCTTTCTTCTCCCTCTTCAACTGTAAGATATACAATTTCATCTCTTGTAGTCATAATTGAAGAAACCCATCTAGTATCTAATTCAAAAATATTTTCAATTAAAGAGTGTTCTTTTTTTTGAACGACTCCAGCTTCAGCACCTGCATCAACAACAGCAAAAATATCATCATATGTTATAATGTCGTTTCTAGTTTGTGGGACTTTAAAAATTTTAAATATAAATGAGGCGATTCCGTTGAAAATAACAATTAATGGTTTAAATATGCAGATTAAAAATAACATAGGTTTTATAATATTTACAGCAATTTTTTCAGGTGAAACCATTGATAATCTCTTTGGAATAAGATCAGCAAATTCAATAAATAACCCAGTAATAATACAGAAAGAGACAAAACTTCCTATCATTTCCGCTTTTACTGAGAGGAAAGGCAGCCAAGTAATGATAAAATTTTTAACCCAAGGAGTTGCTATATTATCTCCAAGGATACCTCCCATTATTGCTATAGCATTTATTCCAATTTGGACTACAGTGAAAAAATTTCCAGACATTTGTTGAATTTCTAAAACTTTAGCAGCGTTTTCATTTCCCTCTTCAATCATAACTTGAAGTTTCATTTTTCTAGCAGAAGCTAAAGAAATTTCACTCATAGAAAGAAAAACACTCATTAATACAAGAACAAAAATAAAGATAATTCTTAAAAAAATATTCATAATATCTCTCCTAATCATAATATTTATATATTATATTTTTTATAAACTTAAAATTAATACAATAAAATTATAACATATTTTCTTAATTGCTGTCATGTGAAATTTTGGTGTTTTATGAAACTTTAATAAAGAAATGAATTAATAATTCGAAAAAATAAAATTTTAATAAATTTTTATATAATAAATAAAAATTAAAAAAGATAAAATATTAAAAAAATATATCTAAATAATTTATAAAATGTTATATAAATAAACAAATTAATGAGAAATATGATTGATTAAATCATAAATATGAAGTATAATTGGTATATAAAATAGTAGTACTGAAAAGAACTACTTATTAAAAGGAGCGAAATATGCAGGATATAATAGATAAACTAATGGGGTTTGGTTTTACTAAAACAGAAGCTATAGTCTATGTAACTCTTTTAAAATTTGGAAAGATGAATGGATATAAGATGGCTAAAGAACTTAATATTTCTCGTTCAAATGTTTATCAAACATTGGAGTCGTTATATAAAAAAGGGTATGTGTTTATGACTCCAGGAGACAGTAAAGAGTATGAAGCAAAAGATCCAGATATATTATTTAAAGAGTTAGAAATAGGATTTTATAAAAATTTAGAAATAGCAAAAGAGCAATTGAAAAATGTAAAAAAAGCTCCTAAAGAAAATTTTTATTTAAGAATAGAGGGATATGATAATATTTTGAAAACTTTGCAAGAGATAATAAAAAATGCAGAGAAAGAAATTTATATGAACATAGACTTTCCTTTAAATATAATAGAAAATGAGTTAAAAGAAGCAGCCAGTAAGGGTGTAAGAGTGATTATTTTTTCTTTTAACAAATTGAAAGAAATAGATGTTAAAGGCATAGAATATTATCATAAAACAGATGTATGTGAAGACTATAAACATTCAAAAAGAATAATGATTGTGGTAGATTTGAAAAAAAGTTTTGTTGTTACAAATTCCGGAGATAAGATAACAGGAACTTTAACTGATAATCTAGAGTACATTCAAATAATTTCTGAGCATATACATAGTGATATTTATATGGCAAGATTAGCGAAATTATATGAAAAATCATTTGAGGATAATATCTCAATAAATAGTTTACATGAGAAGAAAAATTTTATATATTAAGAGCAGGTGAAAAGATGTTTGAGAGAAGCAGTGGTATTTTAATGCATATAAGTTCCCTACCAAGTGAATATGGAATTGGGGATTTTGGAAAAAAAGCTTATGAATTTGTTGATTTTTTAAAAAAAAGTGAGCAAAAATTATGGCAAGTACTTCCAATGGGGCCTACAGGATATGGAGATTCACCATATCAATCTTTTTCAACATATGCAGGAAATCCATATTTTATAGATATAGAAGATCTTTATCAGTTAGGTTACTTAGATGAAGATGATTTGAAATATATGAGAGAGATAAATTATAGTGATAATCTTGATTATGAACAATTGTATGAGAGAAAAACAAAGGTTTTAAAGAAAGCTTTTGAAGGTTTTAAGAAGGAAAATAAAGAAATTATAATTAAAGAATTTAAAGAATTTAAAACTGAAAATAGTTGGTGGTTAGATAATTATTCATTATATATGGCTTTAAAATTTAAATTTAATGGTAAATCTTGGCAAGATTGGTCAAAGGATTATAAGTATAGAAATGTAAAGAAAATGTTAATAGATGAAGAAACAAAGAAAAATATGGATTATTTTTCATTTGTGCAGTATACTTTCTATAAGCAGTGGTTTAAGCTAAAAGAGTATGCCAATTCAAATGGTATAAAAATAATTGGAGATATTCCAATTTTTGTTGCTACAGATAGTGCAGATACTTGGTCAAATTCAGAAATATTTCAATTTGATAAGTACAAAAGACCTAAGAGAGTTGCTGGATGCCCACCAGATTATTTCAGCAAAAATGGACAATTATGGGGAAATGTACTTTATGATTGGAAGAGATTGAAAGAAAGTGGTTATCATTGGTGGATAAAAAGAATAGAATACAGTTTTAAAGTGTACGATGTAGTTAGAATAGATCACTTTAGAGGATTTGAAGCTTATTGGAGTATTTCAGCTAAAGATAAAACTGCTGTAAAAGGACATTGGGAAAAGGGACCAGGTATAGAATTCTTTAGAGTATTAGAAAGAAGAATAGGTAAAAAACCTATAATAGCTGAAGATTTAGGGCTTCTTACAGATGGAGTAAGAAAACTTCTAAAAAGAAGTGGATTCCCAGGAATGAAAATTCTAGAGTTTGCTTTTGACTCTAATGATAGTGATTACTTGCCACATAAATATGAAAAAAACTCAGTAGCTTATACAGGAACTCATGATAATAACACAGTTGAAGGATGGTATAAGGGAATAACATCAGAAGTTAAATACTATTGTGATGAGTATTTGAAAAAATATTTAATAGAGAAAAATTGCAATTATTGGGATCCTATAAATTGGAGATTTATAAATGCAATATGGGCTTCAGAGGCTAATATAGCAATTGTACAGATGCAAGATCTACTAGGAATAGGAGAAGAAGGAAGGATGAATGCGCCTTCAACTCTTGGTAAAAACTGGAAATGGAGAATGCAATCTTACGAGTTAACAGAAGAGATAGCAGAAAATTTAAAGAATGTTACTAGAAAGTTTTACAGATAGAAACACTAATATTAAAGGGAGAGAAAATGAGAGTAGGAAAAGAAGAATTAAGAAAACAAATTGAAAAGTATGTTAAAGTAAGTTTTGGAAAAGATATTTCTGAAGCTACTGAATTAGAGGTATACAGAGCTTTAGGACAAGCTATAATGGAAGATATAGCTGAAGATTGGTATGAAACTAATAAACTTTATTCTCAAAAGAAACAAGCTTATTATTTTTCAGCAGAGTTTTTAATGGGAAGAGCTTTAGGGAATAACCTTATTAACCTTGGAGTTTTAGATGAAGTTAAAGAAGTTTTAACAGAACTAGGAATAGATTATAATAAAGTAGAAGATGCAGAAGAAGATTCAGCTTTAGGAAATGGTGGACTTGGAAGACTAGCAGCATGTTTCCTTGATTCATTAGCTACTTTAAACTTACCAGGACATGGATACGGAATAAGATATAGAAATGGTATTTTTAACCAATCATTTAAAGATGGATATCAAGTTGAAAAACCAGAAACTTGGTTAAAATATGGAGATGTATGGTCAGTTATGAGACCAGCAGATGAAGTAATTGTAAGTTTTGGTGATGGAAGTGTAAGAGCTGTTCCTTATGATATGCCTATTATTGGATATGGAACAAGAAATATAAATACTTTAAGACTTTGGGAAGCTAAATCTTTAGTAGATCTTGATTTAGGAAAATTCAATCAACAAGATTACCTACATGCAACTCAAGATAAAACAAGAGCAGAAGATATTTCAAGAGTGCTTTATCCAAATGACTCAACAGATGAAGGTAAAAAATTAAGATTAAAACAACAATATTTCTTTGTATCAGCATCATTACAAGATATTTTAAGAAAATATAAAAGACTTCATGGAAGTAACTTTGATGAGTTCCCAGAATATGTAGCTATTCAATTAAATGATACACATCCAGTTATTGCTATACCTGAATTAATGAGATTATTTGTTGATTTAGAAGGACTTTCATGGGAAAAAGCATGGAGCATAGTTGAAAAAACATTCTCTTACACAAACCACACTATTCTAGCTGAAGCACTTGAAAAATGGTGGGTAGGATTATATGAACAAGTAGTACCAAGAGTATATCAAATAACTCAAGGAATCAACAATCAATTAAGAGGATTCTTAGCTGAAAGATTCCCAAATGATCCTGTAAGACAAGATAGAATGTCAATAATTCAAGGAAATATGATTCATATGGCATGGCTTGCTATTTATGGAACACATGCTACAAATGGAGTTGCAGCACTACATACTGAAATTCTTAAACATAAAGAATTAAAAGATTGGTATGAACTATATCCAGAAAGATTCTTAAATAAAACAAATGGAATAACTCAAAGAAGATGGCTACTTCAATCTAACCCAGAGTTATCAGCACTTATTACAGAATTAATTGGAAATGAATGGATTACTGATTTAAGTCAATTAAAGAAATTAGAGGCATATGTAGATGATGAAGAAGTATTGAAAAAATTATTATCTATTAAACATGCTAAAAAAATAGAACTTGTAAAATATTTAAGAGAAGTTCAAGGAATAGAAGTAAATCCAAACTCTATATTTGATATTCAAATTAAGAGATTACATGAATACAAAAGACAACTATTAAATATATTCCATGTAATAGGATTATATAATAAATTAAAACTAAATCCTTCAATGTCTTTCCAACCAGTAACATATATTTATGGAGCTAAAGCAGCACCAGGATATTTAGTTGCTAAAGGAATTATCAGATTAATAAATGAAGTTGCTCAAGTTATCAATAAAGACCCAGAAACAAATGGAAAATTAAGAATAGTATTTGTTGAAAACTATAGAGTATCTGTAGCACAAAAACTATTCCCAGCAGCAGATATATCAGAACAAATTTCAACAGCAGGAAAAGAAGCTTCAGGAACAGGAAATATGAAATTTATGCTAAATGGAGCTCTTACAATAGGAACACTTGATGGTGCAAACGTTGAAATAGTAGAAGAAGCTGGAGAAGAAAATAACTTCATCTTTGGATTAAAAGTAAATGAAATTGAAGAGATGAGAGCTAAAGGATATGATCCTCATGTTCCATATAATTCAGTAGAAGGATTAAAGAAAATAGTAGATTCTTTAATAGATGGAACATTTAACGATCTAGGAACAGGAATTTATGGAACTATTCATAGATCACTTATGGAAAATGCTCCTTGGCATCAAGCAGATCAATACTTTGTATTAGAAGATTTTGAAGCTTATAGAAATGCTCAAAAGAGAATAAATGTTGAGTATAGAGATAGATTAGGTTGGGCTAAAAAACAATTAATGAATATTGCAAATGCAGGTAAGTTCTCATCAGATAGAACAATAAAAGAATATGCAGATGAAATTTGGTTTATAGAACCAGCTAAATTAGAAGACTAATATCATCAGGAGGTGATATTTTAATGGAAAGAGAAATGGATATTTATCTTTTTCATAGAGGAGAACATAGAGAAGCTTATAATTATATGGGGGCTCATTGTACAAAAAAATCAGTGATTTTTAGAGTATGGGCACCCCATGCTAAATCAGTAGCAGTAGTAGGAGATTTTAATAATTGGGATGGAAGTAACCATATGATGAATAAGCTCAATGCTGAGGGAATATGGGAACTAGAGATACCTAAATTAAAGAAAATGGCAAAATATAAATATAGAGTAGAAGATAGCAATGGGAATGTTGTAATGAAGGCAGACCCATATGCTTTCTATTCAGAAGTTAGACCAAATACAGCTTCAATTGTATACGATGTTCCAAAATTCAGATGGGCAGATAAAAGATGGCTAAACAAAAGAACAACAGGTTTAAATAAGCCAATAAATATCTATGAAGTTCATTTAGGTTCATGGAAGAGAGGAATCCATGGAGAATGGCTAAATTATAGAGATTCAGCAATAATGCTATGTGAATATTTAAAAGAGATGAACTATACTCATGTTGAAATTATGCCATTAAATGAATACCCTCTTGATGCTTCATGGGGATATCAAGCTACAGGATATTACTCTGTAACAAGTCGTTATGGAACTCCAGAAGATTTTATGTTCTTTGTAAATTTAATGCATAAAAATAATATAGGAGTAATTCTTGATTGGGTACCCGGACACTTCTGTAAAGATGCTCATGGATTATATAAATTTGATGGGACACCATGTTATGAATACCAAGATGAAAGACTTGGAGAGAATAAAGAGTGGGGAACATGTAACTTTGATGTAACTAGAAACGAGGTAAAAAGTTTTCTTATTTCAAATTTAACTTATTGGTTTAGAGAGTTTCATATAGATGGAGTACGTATGGATGCAGTAGCAAATATGTTATATCTTTCATATGGAAAAGATGGTGAAAAAATAACAAATCAATATGGTGGACAAGAAAATCTAGGAGCAGTAGATTTCTTTAAAGAGATGAACTCAATTATTCATGATGATTTCCCGAATGTTTTGGTAGTAGCAGAAGATTCAACTGCTTGGCCACTTGTAACTAAACATCCAATAGATGGAGGATTAGGATTTGATAGCAAGTGGAATATGGGATGGATGAATGATACTTTAAAATATTTTAGTACAGATCCTCTTTTTAGAAAAGATCACCATGGAAAACTAACATTTTCATTTATGTATGCTTTCTCAGAAAATTATGTTTTACCATTATCACATGATGAAGTAGTACATGGAAAAAAATCTATAGTAGATAAAATGCCAGGATATCAAGAAGATAAATTAGCTCATACAAGAGCATTATACTCTTATCAAATGGCTCATCCAGGAAAGAAACTTAACTTCATGGGTAATGAGTTTGCTCATGGATTGGAATGGAGATTCTATGAATCTCTTGAATGGCATCTTATAGAGCAACATGAAGATAATAAAAATATGCAAACTTTTGTTAGAGATCTAAATAAACTATATTTAGATGAAAAAGCTCTATGGGAAGATGGTGGAGACACTTTTGAATGGATTGAACATGAAAACTATACAGAAAATATGTTAGCTTTCCTAAGAAAAACAAGAGATTTCAAAGAACATTTAGTAATTGTCTTTAACTTTTCTGGAGTAAATAAAATTAAATATAAGATTGGAATTCCAGAAAATAAAGTATATAATGTAATTATTAACAGCGATGATAAAAAATATGGTGGAAAAGGAATATTAAAGAAGAAAAAATATAAACCAATTTTGAAAGATTGGAATTATAGAAAACAACATATTGAAATAGATATTCCTGCTAACACAGTTGTTTTTTTGAAACCTGAAAAAGAAGGGGGCTTAAAAAGAAAAGCAAGTAAAAAAGTAAACGAGGAGAAAGATTAAAAAGAAAAATAGCTAAAGTATTAGCCAAATAGTATTAAAAAATATTAGGAGGATATTATGAAGAAAAAATCAATAATAGCTATGATATTGGCTGGAGGACAAGGAAGCCGTTTATTAGATCTTACTGAAAAAATAGCTAAACCAGCTGTTGCTTTCGGAGGAAAATATAGAATAATCGACTTTGCATTAAGTAACTGTTCAAACTCTGGAATTGACACAGTAGGAGTACTTACTCAATATGAACCACATGTATTAAATGATCACATTGGAATAGGATCACCTTGGGACTTAGATAGAATGGATGGAGGAGTTACAGTACTTCAACCACATACTAAGAAAAATGATGAAGGTGGATGGTATAAAGGTACAGCAAATGCTATCTATCAAAATATAAGATTTATAGATAAATATGAACCAGAAAATGTTCTTATTCTTTCTGGAGACCATATCTATAAAATGGATTATGACAAAATGTTAAAATTCCATAAAGAGAACGATGCTGATGCAACTATTGGTGTATTTAATGTACCTTTAAAAGATGCTCCAAGTTTTGGAATTATGAATACAAATCCAGATTATTCAATTTATGAATTTGAAGAAAAACCAAAAGAACCAAAGAGCACTCTTGCATCAATGGGAATCTATATTTTTAAATGGGATTTATTAAAACAATATTTAATTGAAGATGAAAAAGATCCAAACTCAAGTAATGACTTTGGTAAAAATATAATTCCTAATCTTTTAAATGATCATAAAAAACTTATGGCATATCCATTTAAAGGATACTGGAAAGATGTTGGAACTATAGAAAGTTTCTGGGATGCTCATATGGATCTATTAAAACCAGATAATGAATTAAATATTTTTGATAAGAACTGGAAAATAAACACTCGTCAAGGTGTATATCCACCATTATATGTAAGTGACGATGCAATAGTTTTAAGTTCACTTGTAGATAAAGGGTGTGAAATAGAAGGAGAAGTTAGAAACTCTGTAATATTCCCTGGAGTAAAAATTGGAAAAAATAGTAAAGTTATCAATTCAGTAGTAATGCAAAATACTATAATTGAAGAAAACGTTATTATTAACAAAGCTATTATTGCTAATGATGTAACTGTTAAGAAAAATACGGTAATTGGTGATGATGAACATATTGCAATAATAGGACAAGGAAAAACAGTAAAAAGTGAAGCTATAAAATAGGCTTGCGAGGGAGGAAATTATTATGCTAAATAACTATATGGCTATAATATTTTTAGCCGAATCTTTAGATAATATCAGATCACTTACAAAAATGAGACCACTTGCTTCTCTTCCAGTTGGAGGAACTTATAGAATAATAGATTTTTCATTATCAAATCTTGTAAATGCAGGAATTAGAAATGTTGGAATATTTGGTGGAAATGAAGATCTTAACTCATTAACTGACCATATAGGAAGAGGAACAGAATGGGATCTAGATAGAAAGAAAGATGGAATATTCATCTTCAAACAAATGGCAGACTCAACTTACTCTACAAATATAAAAAGAGTAAAGAAAAATATGGAATACTTCTTCCGTAGTAAACAACAAAATGTTGTTGTAATGAGTTCGCATATGGTTTGTAATATAGATATTGCAGATGTAGTAAAAAAACATGAAGAAAGCGGAAAAGATGTAACTTTAGTTTATAAAACAGTAGATAATGCTAACTCAAGATTTGACAATTGTGATAGTGTTAAACTAGGAGAAAATGGAGAAATTACTGGAATAGGACAAAACTTATTCTTCAAAAAAGATGAAAATATCTCTCTAGAAATCTTCGTATTGAAAAAAGAATTACTAATTAAATTAATTTGTGATGGAATTCAAAATGGAGCTTACTATACAGTAAGAGATCTAATCTCTAGAAATGTTGGAAGAGTTTCTATTAATGGATATGAATTTAAAGGATACTTAGCGTGTATCAACTCAACTAAAGAGTACTTTGACTTTAATATGGATCTACTAAATAAAGAAGTTAGAGATGATGTATTTAAGAAAGATAATAGAAATATCTTTACTAAAACAAAAGATACTCCACCTTCAATGTTTAAAAAATCAGCTCAAGTAGTTAACTCTATTATTGCTAACGGATGTATATTAGGAGGAGAGGTTAAAAACTCTATCCTTGCAAGAGGAGCAGTTGTAGAAGAGGGAGCAATAGTTGAAGATAGTATAATTCTTCAAGATAGTGTTGTAAAAGCAGGAGCAATATTAAAGAATATCATTGTTGATAAAAATAATGTTATTAAATGCAATGAAAAACTTATAGCTTCTAAAAACTATCCATTAGTTATAGAAAAAAGTGTTAAATGGGATGTTGAACACTATAAAGATTTATTAGATTATTTAAAGGGAAAAGAGTAGGTTTTTAGGCAAAAGGAGGGTAGTAAATGAAGATACTTTTTGCAACAGGAGAAGCGTGGCCTTTTGTAAAGACAGGCGGACTAGGTGACGTAGCTTATTCTCTACCAAAAGCATTGAAAAAAGAGAAAATAGATGTTAGAGTTATCATGCCTAAATATGGTAATATACCTGAAAAATATAGAAATGAGATGAAACATCTAGGAGATAAACAAATTTGGGTAGCTCATCATAATGAGTATGTAGGAATAGATAGTTATGAATTAGAAGGAGTAACTTACTATTTCGTTGATAATGAAAGATATTTTAAGAGAGATAAAGTCTATGGTGAGGGAGATGATTGTGAAAGATTCACATTCTTTGCTAAAGCTGTAGTTGAAACTTTCTATATAACTGGATTTGAACCAGATATTATCCATTGTAATGATTGGCATACAGGACTTGTGCCAATCTATTTAAAAGAACGTGGGCTAAATGATATAAAAACTATCTTTACTATTCATAATCTTAGATTCCAAGGATTCTTCTTTAATAATGTAATAGAAAATACATTAGAAATAGATAGAAATAAATATTTCCAAGAAGATGGAATTAAATATTATGATATGATCTCTTTCTTAAAAGGAGGAGTAGTTTATTCTGATTTTGTTACTACAGTTAGTGATTCATATGCAGAAGAAATTAAAACTCCAGAATTAGGAGAGGGGCTAGATGGTCTATTTAGAAAATTTGATTATAAATTAAAAGGAATTGTAAATGGAATAGATGGAAATGTATATAAAGTTCCTAGAAAAGGTAAGAAGAGATTAAAAGCTGAATTACAAGAAAAACTAGGATTGAAAAAAGATCCAGATGTTCCATTGGTTGCAATAATCACTAGATTAGATAGACAAAAGGGAATAGATATGATTGCTGAAGTTTTTGATAAGATGATGAACTTAGGAATTCAATTTATTCTTTTAGGAAATGGTGAGCCTAAATATGAAGATTTCTTTAAATGGAAAGAAAGACAATATCCAGAAAGAGTTTGCTCATATATAGGATTTAATCAACCACTTTCAATAGATATCTATAGTGGAGCTGATATGTTCCTAATGCCTTCAATTTTTGAACCTTGTGGATTATCTCAAATGATAGCAATGAGATATAGTTGTGTTCCTATTGTTAGAGAAACTGGAGGTTTAAAAGATACTGTAACTCCATATAATGAGTTTACAGGAGAGGGAGATGGATTTGGTTTTAAAAATATAAGTGGAGAGGAATTATTAAAAACTTTAGAATATGCAATCTCTATTTATAAAGATAAAGATCAATGGGAAAAAGTTGTTAAAAATGCTAAGACAAGAGATAACAACTGGGATACTTCTGCTAAAAAATATATAGAACTATATAAAAAAGTAGAGAAATAGAATTATAGAGCTGTGATAGATTGGAGAATCAATCTGTACAGCTCTATTTTATTTAGATTAAATAAACCATTCAGCGATCATGCATCTAGCAGATCCACCACCATTAGTTTCAATAGTATGTATGTCAGCATAAAGAATCTCATCATATTTTTCAATAATATTTTTTTGCTCTATTGTTAAGGAATCATAAGCAGTTTTTGACATTACTAGTATTTTATCTTCATTAGCTTTTTTTAATTCAAGAGTATTTCCTAAAAAATGCTTAGTTTGTTCTTCTGAGATTTCAATAAGCTCTTTTCCAGAATTGATAATACTATTTTTTAAATTATTTTTTTCAATTTCATTCTCAACAGCATTTAAAAAGACAATAGCGAAATTCTCAGCAATAGTTAACATTACATTGGTATGGTATATAGGAGCTTTTTGTCCATTGATAGTTTGGAAACCACTAAAAGTAACTCCTTTATATCCCATAGTTTTACAAAATTCTTCAAACAATTCTTTATTAGTTCTTTTAGATATATTTGCATAAGCTATCTTATTTTTTCTATCTAAACAAATACTTCCTGTTCCTTCTAAAAATCTATTTTTCTTTTCATTTTCAGTTAGATCAATAATTTTTAAGTTTTCTCTATCTTTTACAAAATTAAGTATTTTATCTGTTCTTTCAAGTCTTCTATTTTCAGCATACATAGGATACAGAACAAGAGAGTTATTATTATGAGTACTAAACCAGTTATTAGGAAAAATACTATCTGGAGTATGAGGAGTTAAAGTGTCTTGTAATACAATAACATCAATAGTGGCTTTTTTTAATTTTTCAACAAAAGCATCAAATTCTTTTTCAGCACTCTTTTCAATAACGTCAGCTGAATTATTCTCTTTTACTTGATATAAGTTGTCTTTTCCAGTTTCTTCATTGTAGCTAAAAGCTATAGGTCTTACCATTAAAACTTTATTAGTAATAAATTCTTTCATAAAAAAACCTCCAACATAATTTAGTTATATTATTTCTAGGACTAGAGATATTAATATTATAATTCTTTTTTTTAAAAAATACAAATTAAACTACTGTGCAAAAATA carries:
- the glgA gene encoding glycogen synthase GlgA, giving the protein MKILFATGEAWPFVKTGGLGDVAYSLPKALKKEKIDVRVIMPKYGNIPEKYRNEMKHLGDKQIWVAHHNEYVGIDSYELEGVTYYFVDNERYFKRDKVYGEGDDCERFTFFAKAVVETFYITGFEPDIIHCNDWHTGLVPIYLKERGLNDIKTIFTIHNLRFQGFFFNNVIENTLEIDRNKYFQEDGIKYYDMISFLKGGVVYSDFVTTVSDSYAEEIKTPELGEGLDGLFRKFDYKLKGIVNGIDGNVYKVPRKGKKRLKAELQEKLGLKKDPDVPLVAIITRLDRQKGIDMIAEVFDKMMNLGIQFILLGNGEPKYEDFFKWKERQYPERVCSYIGFNQPLSIDIYSGADMFLMPSIFEPCGLSQMIAMRYSCVPIVRETGGLKDTVTPYNEFTGEGDGFGFKNISGEELLKTLEYAISIYKDKDQWEKVVKNAKTRDNNWDTSAKKYIELYKKVEK
- the glgD gene encoding glucose-1-phosphate adenylyltransferase subunit GlgD, with product MLNNYMAIIFLAESLDNIRSLTKMRPLASLPVGGTYRIIDFSLSNLVNAGIRNVGIFGGNEDLNSLTDHIGRGTEWDLDRKKDGIFIFKQMADSTYSTNIKRVKKNMEYFFRSKQQNVVVMSSHMVCNIDIADVVKKHEESGKDVTLVYKTVDNANSRFDNCDSVKLGENGEITGIGQNLFFKKDENISLEIFVLKKELLIKLICDGIQNGAYYTVRDLISRNVGRVSINGYEFKGYLACINSTKEYFDFNMDLLNKEVRDDVFKKDNRNIFTKTKDTPPSMFKKSAQVVNSIIANGCILGGEVKNSILARGAVVEEGAIVEDSIILQDSVVKAGAILKNIIVDKNNVIKCNEKLIASKNYPLVIEKSVKWDVEHYKDLLDYLKGKE
- the ctlX gene encoding citrulline utilization hydrolase CtlX, which gives rise to MKEFITNKVLMVRPIAFSYNEETGKDNLYQVKENNSADVIEKSAEKEFDAFVEKLKKATIDVIVLQDTLTPHTPDSIFPNNWFSTHNNNSLVLYPMYAENRRLERTDKILNFVKDRENLKIIDLTENEKKNRFLEGTGSICLDRKNKIAYANISKRTNKELFEEFCKTMGYKGVTFSGFQTINGQKAPIYHTNVMLTIAENFAIVFLNAVENEIEKNNLKNSIINSGKELIEISEEQTKHFLGNTLELKKANEDKILVMSKTAYDSLTIEQKNIIEKYDEILYADIHTIETNGGGSARCMIAEWFI